Proteins encoded together in one Penaeus vannamei isolate JL-2024 chromosome 9, ASM4276789v1, whole genome shotgun sequence window:
- the LOC138862736 gene encoding sulfotransferase 1C4-like yields MRLASGHVAIQLPDDEMKRILKDFEGFSKGLVRLSPGGWVLPAPYTKFADKIYNTKFRASDVVIMTYPKCGTTWTQEVVWTMRNNPNLDHPKASLPVNVRSPFIDSDMLMETGRGDTGQPTFHEEMLKKVVPDADPKEGIALQLTAHIPDPRTIKTHLPFSLMTPDLLDTAKVIYVARNPKDVVLSFLHHSRLIKGIGYIGTLEQYVDYFVKDELIYGPYWEHLREAWPRRDHPNMHFLFYEDMKADPKAELRKLNQFLGTDLTEEQLEKIAHYTSFEEMKKREAQTVLPKEMQSHFKEEVKKKDGGFYRKGQAGGWKSQLNDMQVAKIDIWAKKNSLKLGIKFKHSA; encoded by the exons ATGCGTCTCGCCAGCGGTCACGTCGCCATCCAGCTCCCCGACGATGAGATGAAGAGGATCCTGAAGGACTTCGAAGGATTTAGCAAAGGCTTGGTTCGCCTGTCGCCCGGGGGTTGGGTGTTGCCTGCGCCCTACACCAAGTTCGCAGACAAGATCTATAACACGAAG TTCCGCGCGAGTGACGTGGTCATCATGACGTACCCGAAGTGCGGAACGACGTGGACGCAGGAGGTCGTCTGGACCATGAGGAACAACCCGAACCTGGACCACCCGAAGGCCAGCCTGCCGGTGAACGTCCGATCGCCGTTCATCGA TTCCGACATGCTCATGGAGACAGGCAGAGGAGACACGGGGCAGCCCACTTTCCACGAGGAAATGCTGAAGAAGGTGGTGCCAGACGCCGATCCCAAGGAGGGCATCGCGCTACAGCTGACCGCCCACATACCTGACCCTCGGACGATCAAGACCCACCTGCCGTTCTCCCTCATGACCCCTGACCTCCTCGATACGGCCAAG GTAATCTACGTGGCAAGGAACCCCAAGGACGTGGTCTTGTCCTTCCTTCACCACAGTCGGTTGATAAAGGGCATTGGCTACATCGGCACCTTGGAACAATATGTCGACTACTTTGTGAAAGACGAAC TGATCTACGGGCCCTACTGGGAGCACCTGCGCGAGGCCTGGCCCCGGAGGGACCACCCTAACATGCACTTCCTCTTCTACGAGGACATGAAGGCGGACCCCAAGGCGGAGCTGAGGAAACTGAACCAGTTCCTCGGAACTGATCTGACGGAGGAACAGCTGGAGAAG ATCGCTCACTACACTAGCTTCGAGGAAATGAAAAAGCGAGAGGCGCAGACGGTCCTGCCGAAGGAAATGCAGTCCCACTTcaaggaggaagtgaaaaagaaggaCGGAGGGTTCTACAGAAAAG GTCAGGCCGGTGGTTGGAAGAGCCAACTCAACGACATGCAAGTAGCCAAAATAGATATTTGGGCAAAGAAGAACTCGCTAAAACTCGGAATTAAGTTCAAGCATTCAGCCTAA
- the LOC138862737 gene encoding sulfotransferase 1C4-like, translated as MRLASGHVAVQLEGEELAKIQRDFEGYSKGLVRLTPGRWVLPAPYTKFADKIYNTKFRETDVVIMTYPKCGTTWTQEVVWTMRNNPNLDHPKASAPVSVRSPFMDSDMLMTMGKEGSRSLMTEYLKDAVPDADPDEGIALQLTAHTPDPRTIKTHLPFSLMTPDLLDTTKVIYVARNPKDVVLSFLHHTRFMKFINYVGTLDQFVDYFVNSQLIYGPYWEHLREAWSRRDHPNMHFLFYEDMKADPKAELRKLNQFLGTDLTEEQLEKIVHYTSFESMKKHEQEALKGKNMDAFVNQEVVKKDGGFYRKGEAGGWKEQLTEEQVAKIDAWTEKNASNLGINFKYSI; from the exons ATGCGTCTCGCCAGCGGTCACGTCGCCGTCCAGCTGGAAGGCGAAGAACTGGCGAAGATCCAGCGAGATTTCGAAGGTTACAGCAAGGGCTTGGTTCGCTTGACGCCCGGGAGGTGGGTGTTGCCGGCGCCCTACACCAAGTTCGCAGACAAGATCTATAATACGAAG TTCCGCGAGACCGACGTGGTCATCATGACGTACCCGAAATGCGGAACGACGTGGACACAGGAGGTCGTCTGGACCATGAGGAACAACCCGAACCTGGACCACCCGAAGGCCAGCGCACCGGTCAGCGTTCGTTCGCCCTTCATGGA TTCCGACATGCTCATGACAATGGGAAAAGAGGGGTCGAGGAGCCTGATGACGGAGTACCTGAAGGACGCCGTTCCAGATGCTGATCCTGACGAAGGGATCGCTCTCCAGCTGACCGCCCACACACCTGACCCTCGAACCATCAAGACCCACCTGCCTTTTTCCCTCATGACCCCTGACCTCCTCGATACGACTAAG GTGATCTACGTGGCAAGGAACCCCAAGGACGTGGTCTTGTCCTTCCTTCACCACACCCGCTTCATGAAGTTTATCAACTACGTCGGCACCTTGGACCAATTCGTGGACTATTTCGTGAATAGCCAGT TGATCTACGGGCCCTACTGGGAGCACCTGCGCGAGGCCTGGTCCCGGAGGGACCACCCCAACATGCACTTCCTCTTCTACGAGGACATGAAGGCGGACCCCAAGGCGGAGCTGAGGAAACTGAACCAGTTCCTCGGAACTGACCTGACGGAGGAACAGCTGGAGAAG ATTGTTCACTACACCAGCTTCGAATCCATGAAAAAACATGAGCAGGAAGCATTAAAAGGGAAGAACATGGATGCCTTTGTTAATCAGGAAGTGGTGAAGAAAGATGGAGGGTTTTAcaggaaag GTGAAGCTGGTGGGTGGAAGGAACAGCTCACTGAAGAGCAGGTAGCCAAAATCGACGCTTGGACGGAGAAGAACGCGTCGAACCTCGGAATTAACTTCAAATAttcgatttag
- the LOC113804783 gene encoding sulfotransferase 1C4: MRLASGHVAVQLEGEELAKIQRDFGGFSKGLVRLAPGRWVLPAPYTKFADKIYNMKFRASDVLIMTYPKCGTTWTQEVVWTMRNNPNLDHPKASIPVKARSPFVDSDMLTHMGKDVHNNELLEMVKDIVPHPDPDEGLALQMTANLPDPRTIKTHLPFSLMTPDLLDTAKVIYVARNPKDVVLSFLHHSRLMKSMSYVGSLEQYVDYFVNDQLIYGPYWEHLREAWPRRDHPNMHFLFYEDMKADPKAELRKLNQFLGTDLTEEQLEKIAHYTSFEEMKKRDEVFYQTRGTKRVNTEVSKKDGGFYRKGEAGSWRGQLTDVQETKINNWTKVNSLKLDISFRYSV, translated from the exons ATGCGTCTCGCCAGCGGTCACGTCGCCGTCCAGCTGGAAGGCGAAGAACTGGCGAAGATACAGAGAGATTTCGGGGGGTTCAGCAAGGGGTTGGTTCGCTTGGCGCCCGGGAGGTGGGTGCTGCCGGCGCCCTACACCAAGTTCGCAGACAAGATCTATAATATGAAG TTCCGCGCGAGTGACGTCCTCATCATGACGTACCCGAAATGCGGAACGACGTGGACGCAGGAGGTCGTCTGGACCATGAGGAACAACCCGAACCTGGACCACCCGAAGGCCAGCATTCCCGTCAAAGCTCGTTCGCCCTTCGTCGA CTCTGACATGCTAACTCACATGGGCAAGGACGTACACAATAACGAACTCCTGGAGATGGTTAAGGATATTGTACCGCACCCCGATCCTGACGAAGGCCTGGCGCTTCAGATGACCGCTAACCTCCCTGACCCTCGGACTATCAAGACCCACCTGCCCTTCTCTCTCATGACCCCTGACCTCCTCGATACGGCCAAG GTGATCTACGTGGCAAGGAACCCCAAGGACGTGGTCTTGTCCTTCCTTCACCACAGCAGGCTGATGAAGAGTATGAGCTACGTGGGCTCCTTGGAACAATATGTGGATTACTTTGTTAATGATCAGC TGATCTACGGGCCCTACTGGGAGCACCTGCGCGAGGCCTGGCCCCGGAGGGACCACCCCAACATGCACTTCCTCTTCTACGAGGACATGAAGGCGGACCCCAAGGCGGAGCTGAGGAAACTGAACCAGTTCCTCGGAACTGACCTGACGGAGGAACAGCTGGAGAAG ATCGCTCACTACACCAGCTtcgaggaaatgaaaaagagggaCGAGGTTTTCTACCAGACGAGAGGAACCAAACGTGTGAACACTGAAGTGAGCAAGAAAGATGGAGGTTTCTACAGGAAAG gAGAGGCCGGTAGCTGGAGAGGCCAACTGACGGACGTGCAAGAAACCAAAATTAATAACTGGACAAAAGTGAACTCACTGAAACTCGACATCAGCTTTAGGTACTCAGTCTAA
- the LOC113804776 gene encoding uncharacterized protein, with protein sequence MIDLQNLKQPSVAIKAIEIVLLIIAVSIFAGDGAHWTFFAMSTMVGGLLNAMVLLGCFLLGYMQIQKTPFELVLNVYYTLAVFVSSILLMASGYSLLVASGVFCLFLTFFYGADIYFTYLNVSNRPTSFPAASQPAGSSAQDTVDTATNPNNVFVTNPTYPSTMNYPPPTVNYPPSTMDYPPPEYPANSPIGPKP encoded by the exons ATGATTGATCTGCAAAATTTAAAGCAGCCGTCAGTTGCCATCAAGGCAATTGAAATC GTCCTCTTGATCATCGCCGTGTCCATCTTCGCGGGTGACGGCGCCCACTGGACCTTCTTCGCCATGAGCACGATGGTGGGCGGGCTTCTCAACGCCATGGTGCTCCTCGGGTGCTTCCTGCTGGGCTACATGCAGATACAGAAGACCCCTTTC GAATTGGTGCTCAATGTATACTACACCCTGGCCGTGTTCGTGTCCTCCATCTTACTCATGGCGAGCGGGTACTCCCTCTTGGTGGCCAGCGgggtcttctgcctcttcctgaCCTTCTTCTACGGGGCCGACATCTACTTCACTTACCTCAACGTGTCCAACAGGCCGACATCCTTCCCCGCCGCGTCCCAACCCGCCGGTTCCTCCGCGCAGGACACCGTAGACACAGCCACCAATCCGAACAACGTGTTCGTCACTAACCCGACCTACCCTTCCACCATGAACTACCCGCCGCCTACTGTGAACTACCCGCCGTCTACCATGGACTACCCACCACCCGAATACCCTGCTAACAGCCCAATTGGCCCCAAGCCGTAA